A region from the Polaribacter sp. Hel1_33_78 genome encodes:
- a CDS encoding MOSC domain-containing protein codes for MKIVSTNIGERKEVIWENIKVVTGIFKFPMDKPVFLDTEDVRGDAICDRENHGGINQAIYGYSLKHYEYWKPLYPNLDWSLGMFGENLTIDNLDECNTHVGDTFKVGEAVLEVTLQRNPCYKLGIRFDDMKIVKQFWNTTFCGVYFKVLQTGFVKTGDAFVQIKSCSENPTIADLLARKKIEKRM; via the coding sequence ATGAAAATTGTGTCGACAAATATTGGCGAACGAAAGGAGGTTATTTGGGAAAATATAAAAGTGGTCACAGGTATTTTTAAATTTCCAATGGATAAACCTGTTTTTTTAGATACTGAGGATGTGAGAGGAGATGCAATTTGTGATAGGGAAAATCATGGAGGAATCAATCAAGCAATTTATGGATATTCTTTAAAACATTATGAGTATTGGAAGCCTTTGTACCCCAATTTAGATTGGAGTTTAGGAATGTTTGGAGAGAATTTAACCATTGATAATCTCGATGAATGTAATACTCATGTTGGAGATACCTTTAAAGTAGGCGAGGCTGTTTTAGAAGTCACCCTTCAAAGAAACCCTTGTTATAAACTAGGCATTCGTTTTGACGATATGAAAATTGTAAAACAATTTTGGAATACTACTTTTTGCGGTGTATATTTTAAAGTATTACAAACGGGTTTTGTGAAAACTGGAGATGCGTTTGTTCAAATAAAAAGTTGTTCCGAAAATCCAACTATTGCAGATTTATTAGCCAGAAAGAAAATAGAAAAAAGAATGTAA
- a CDS encoding cytochrome C oxidase subunit IV family protein: MAHAHESNVKRIWMVFGLLSVVTIIEVALGIIKPEVLYLTNFLGTSPLNWIFIILTLYKAYYITWTFMHMEGEKKWFRRAAVWTAVFLICFLVTLLLIEGGYLYDTLAPLVKW, translated from the coding sequence ATGGCACACGCACACGAATCTAATGTAAAAAGAATATGGATGGTATTTGGTTTACTATCCGTTGTAACTATTATAGAAGTTGCTTTAGGTATTATAAAACCAGAAGTTTTATATTTAACTAATTTTTTAGGAACAAGTCCGTTGAACTGGATTTTTATTATTCTAACACTTTATAAAGCATATTATATTACTTGGACTTTCATGCACATGGAAGGAGAAAAAAAATGGTTTAGACGTGCTGCAGTTTGGACTGCAGTTTTTCTAATCTGTTTCCTTGTAACTTTACTTTTAATTGAAGGTGGCTACTTATATGACACATTGGCGCCACTTGTAAAATGGTAA
- a CDS encoding cytochrome c oxidase subunit 3: MEANIAIPSDSKKTWNGGGVKPFGASYGKMMMWFFIVSDALTFSGFLAAYGLTRFKFIDSWPIADEVFTHVPFIHGNYPMYYVAFMTFILIFSSVTMVMAVDAGHKMQKNKVAWYMFATIIGGLIFVGSQAWEWNTFIKGSYGAVKTADGRLLQFVKDGHQIALSDFVVGDRMDHRESNTKKNGLWFESGESVGAYSVAQIMASYKADPSIQIRSEQIDLEKKQKIIFSREKGASELAKGKLVVEGANLKVNEYGNTIFADFFFFITGFHGFHVFSGIVINIIIFFNVILGTYEKRGHYEMVEKVGLYWHFVDLVWVFVFTFFYLV; the protein is encoded by the coding sequence ATGGAAGCAAATATTGCTATACCTTCTGATAGTAAGAAAACTTGGAATGGTGGCGGAGTAAAGCCATTCGGAGCAAGTTATGGTAAAATGATGATGTGGTTTTTTATCGTTTCTGATGCATTAACCTTTTCGGGATTTTTAGCGGCTTACGGCTTAACACGTTTTAAATTTATAGATTCATGGCCAATTGCAGATGAAGTGTTTACTCACGTGCCATTTATACATGGTAATTACCCTATGTATTATGTTGCTTTTATGACATTTATACTTATTTTCTCATCAGTAACAATGGTAATGGCTGTTGATGCTGGTCATAAAATGCAAAAAAATAAGGTAGCATGGTATATGTTCGCAACAATTATTGGAGGTTTAATATTTGTAGGTTCTCAAGCATGGGAATGGAATACTTTTATTAAGGGCTCTTATGGAGCTGTGAAGACTGCGGATGGAAGACTTTTACAATTTGTAAAAGACGGTCACCAAATAGCTTTGTCAGATTTTGTTGTTGGTGATCGAATGGATCATAGAGAATCTAATACCAAAAAAAATGGACTATGGTTTGAATCTGGAGAATCTGTAGGAGCTTACTCCGTTGCTCAAATAATGGCCTCTTATAAAGCAGATCCTTCAATACAAATTAGAAGTGAACAAATTGATTTAGAGAAAAAGCAAAAAATTATTTTCTCAAGAGAAAAAGGTGCTTCGGAATTAGCAAAAGGAAAACTTGTTGTAGAAGGAGCAAATTTAAAAGTAAATGAGTATGGAAATACAATTTTTGCAGATTTCTTTTTCTTCATTACAGGTTTTCACGGATTTCACGTATTCTCTGGAATCGTAATTAATATTATCATTTTCTTTAATGTTATCCTTGGTACATATGAAAAAAGAGGGCATTACGAAATGGTAGAAAAAGTAGGATTATATTGGCACTTTGTAGATTTAGTTTGGGTATTTGTTTTTACCTTCTTCTACTTGGTTTAA
- the cyoE gene encoding heme o synthase encodes MNSIVISETKTSMNILLSDLKQLTKVGLSLSVVFSSVAGYLLAVDVINFTTVVLLALGGFFMVGASNAFNQIIEKDTDALMQRTKDRPLPTKRMSVTFAMIIAILFTVLGISILYSINPKTALFGAISIFLYTCAYTPLKSVTPLAVFVGAIPGAIPFMLGWVAATDQFGVEAGMLFMIQFFWQFPHFWAIGWLQFEEYKKAGFNMLPMNTKDKGAVKQIIFYTVIMILVSVAPVLKLSGNFYIYPITAIIVAFLGVIMLFYALQLHKSEENTDARKLMLSSVLYITVVQIIYVVDKFLH; translated from the coding sequence ATGAATTCAATAGTAATTTCAGAGACAAAAACTTCAATGAATATACTTTTATCAGACTTAAAACAACTTACAAAAGTTGGCTTGTCTTTAAGTGTGGTGTTTTCTTCTGTTGCAGGATATTTGTTAGCAGTAGATGTCATAAACTTTACTACAGTTGTATTATTAGCATTAGGAGGTTTCTTTATGGTGGGTGCATCTAATGCATTTAATCAAATTATAGAGAAAGATACAGATGCTTTGATGCAAAGAACCAAAGATAGACCTCTCCCAACAAAAAGAATGTCTGTGACTTTTGCAATGATCATTGCCATTTTGTTTACAGTTTTAGGAATTTCTATTTTATATAGTATCAACCCAAAGACCGCTTTATTTGGGGCTATTTCAATTTTTTTATATACTTGTGCTTACACGCCTCTAAAATCGGTAACACCTTTAGCAGTTTTTGTGGGTGCAATTCCTGGTGCAATTCCCTTTATGTTAGGATGGGTAGCAGCAACAGACCAATTTGGAGTAGAAGCAGGGATGTTATTTATGATTCAGTTTTTTTGGCAGTTTCCACATTTTTGGGCAATTGGATGGTTGCAATTTGAAGAATACAAAAAAGCAGGGTTTAATATGTTGCCCATGAATACCAAAGATAAAGGAGCGGTAAAACAAATTATATTTTATACGGTTATCATGATTTTAGTTTCTGTAGCTCCAGTTTTAAAGTTGTCTGGAAACTTTTACATATACCCGATAACTGCAATAATCGTTGCTTTCTTAGGAGTTATTATGTTATTTTATGCACTTCAATTGCATAAATCAGAAGAAAATACAGATGCAAGAAAATTAATGTTGTCTAGTGTTTTGTATATTACTGTTGTGCAAATTATATATGTAGTTGATAAATTTTTACATTAA
- a CDS encoding enoyl-CoA hydratase/isomerase family protein, giving the protein MTTTRQNGSLYTSLQNNIATIEFGHPASNSFPSELLNRLTKELNSISENDAISVVILKSEGEKAFCAGASFDELVAISNLQEGEKFFTGFANVINAMRTCGKIIIGRVQGKTVGGGVGLASACDYVLATENAAIKLSELTIGIGPFVIEPVVKRKIGLAALSELTLDATNWKTAYWAKEKGLYAKVFETVKELDEEVEILASKLASYNPSALGEMKKVLWGNTQNWNELLAERALVSGKLVLSDFTKKALSKFSKK; this is encoded by the coding sequence ATGACGACTACAAGGCAAAATGGAAGTTTATATACCAGCCTTCAAAATAATATTGCAACGATAGAATTTGGGCATCCTGCCAGTAATTCTTTTCCAAGTGAATTGTTAAATAGGTTAACAAAAGAATTGAATTCAATCTCAGAAAATGATGCTATTTCAGTTGTCATTTTAAAATCTGAAGGGGAGAAAGCTTTTTGTGCAGGTGCTTCTTTCGATGAGTTAGTTGCTATTTCTAATCTACAGGAAGGAGAAAAATTCTTTACTGGTTTTGCAAATGTGATTAACGCCATGAGAACTTGTGGTAAGATTATTATTGGACGTGTTCAAGGAAAAACTGTTGGAGGAGGAGTTGGTTTGGCCTCAGCCTGCGATTATGTTTTGGCTACAGAAAATGCCGCTATTAAATTATCAGAACTCACAATTGGTATCGGTCCTTTTGTCATTGAGCCAGTAGTTAAAAGAAAAATAGGGTTAGCTGCGTTATCCGAATTAACGTTAGATGCGACCAATTGGAAAACAGCTTATTGGGCAAAAGAAAAAGGGTTGTATGCAAAAGTCTTTGAAACCGTTAAAGAATTAGATGAAGAAGTAGAAATTTTAGCATCAAAATTAGCGTCCTACAATCCATCAGCTTTGGGTGAAATGAAGAAAGTTTTATGGGGAAATACCCAAAATTGGAATGAATTATTGGCTGAAAGAGCATTGGTTTCAGGAAAATTAGTGCTATCGGACTTCACAAAAAAGGCGTTATCTAAATTTTCTAAAAAGTAA
- a CDS encoding cytochrome c oxidase subunit 3: protein MIGEQALKQEYTVAKKKSAKPMLWISMISMVMFFAGLTSAYVISMKRDDWVSFDLPDAFYVSTVLIVASSITLFFSQRFLKQNKRQLSLIMVLVTLFLGIGFIWQQYAGFNQLKSIGLFFTGPESTVSTSFIIGITFIHVLHLFAGVAVLLVVIYNHFKYKYKSDDMLGFELGAIFWHFVDILWIYLFFFFYFIR from the coding sequence ATGATAGGAGAACAAGCTTTAAAACAAGAATATACAGTCGCTAAAAAGAAATCAGCAAAGCCAATGTTGTGGATTTCTATGATTAGCATGGTTATGTTTTTTGCAGGATTAACAAGTGCTTATGTAATAAGTATGAAGCGTGATGATTGGGTTTCTTTTGACTTACCTGATGCCTTTTACGTAAGTACGGTTCTAATAGTGGCGAGTAGTATTACACTATTTTTTTCACAAAGATTTTTAAAACAAAACAAAAGACAGTTATCATTAATAATGGTGCTTGTTACCTTATTTTTGGGAATTGGATTTATTTGGCAACAATATGCTGGATTTAATCAACTTAAAAGTATCGGATTGTTTTTTACAGGACCAGAGAGCACGGTGTCAACATCCTTTATAATCGGAATTACTTTTATCCATGTATTACACTTGTTCGCAGGGGTCGCTGTACTTTTAGTTGTTATTTATAATCATTTTAAATACAAATATAAATCGGATGATATGCTTGGTTTTGAACTAGGTGCAATCTTTTGGCATTTTGTAGATATACTTTGGATTTACCTATTTTTCTTTTTCTATTTTATTAGGTGA
- a CDS encoding SemiSWEET family sugar transporter, producing MIDFYEIIGLVAAFITTASFLPQVFKTYKTKDTSGLSLTMYLTFFVGIVLWLIYGIHLKSLPMILANSITAISSLFLVIMKLKYK from the coding sequence GTGATTGATTTTTATGAAATTATTGGTTTAGTAGCTGCCTTTATTACAACAGCATCATTTTTGCCACAAGTTTTTAAAACTTACAAAACGAAAGATACCTCAGGACTTTCTTTAACCATGTATCTCACTTTTTTTGTTGGGATTGTTTTATGGTTAATTTATGGTATTCATTTAAAAAGTTTACCAATGATTTTAGCAAATTCAATCACAGCAATTTCATCATTATTTTTGGTAATAATGAAGTTGAAGTACAAATAA
- the fabD gene encoding ACP S-malonyltransferase — MKAYIFPGQGAQFTGMGLDLYEKSALAQELFEKANKILGFSITDIMFEGTAEQLKETKVTQPAVFLHSVILAKVLGDDFQPEMVAGHSLGELSALVANGVLTFEDGLKLVSKRALAMQKACEVVPSAMAAVLGLADNIVEETCAEIEGVVVAANYNCPGQLVISGEISAIEKACEVLTEKGARRALLLPVGGAFHSPMMEPAREELAAAIEATAFGNPSCPVYQNVTASAVTNPDEIKKNLMIQLTAPVRWTQSIQAMIADGGTEFIEVGPGKVLQGLMRKIDRSVTASGAFLGA, encoded by the coding sequence ATGAAAGCATATATTTTTCCAGGGCAAGGAGCACAATTTACAGGAATGGGTTTGGATTTGTACGAGAAATCTGCCTTAGCGCAAGAGTTATTTGAAAAAGCAAATAAAATTTTAGGGTTCTCAATTACTGATATTATGTTCGAAGGAACAGCAGAACAGCTAAAAGAAACAAAAGTTACACAACCTGCAGTTTTTTTACATTCAGTAATTTTAGCAAAGGTTTTAGGTGATGATTTTCAGCCTGAAATGGTTGCAGGCCATTCTTTAGGAGAATTATCTGCTTTGGTTGCAAATGGAGTTTTAACATTTGAAGATGGATTGAAATTGGTCTCTAAACGTGCTTTGGCAATGCAAAAAGCCTGTGAGGTTGTACCTTCTGCCATGGCTGCTGTTTTAGGTTTAGCAGATAATATTGTTGAAGAAACATGTGCCGAAATTGAAGGAGTAGTGGTGGCGGCAAATTACAATTGCCCTGGTCAATTAGTGATTTCTGGTGAAATTTCAGCTATTGAAAAAGCATGTGAGGTTTTAACTGAAAAAGGAGCTAGAAGAGCTTTGTTATTACCTGTTGGTGGCGCGTTTCATTCACCAATGATGGAACCTGCAAGAGAAGAATTAGCAGCGGCAATTGAAGCAACAGCATTTGGTAATCCCTCTTGTCCTGTGTATCAGAATGTCACGGCGAGTGCGGTTACAAACCCTGATGAGATCAAGAAAAACTTAATGATTCAGTTAACGGCGCCTGTTAGATGGACGCAATCTATACAAGCAATGATTGCTGACGGTGGAACTGAGTTTATTGAAGTTGGGCCAGGTAAAGTATTACAAGGTTTAATGCGTAAAATTGATAGAAGTGTTACTGCTAGTGGAGCATTTTTAGGAGCATAA
- a CDS encoding class I tRNA ligase family protein: MQYNHLDIEKKWQKFWSENQTFKASNESEKPKYYVLDMFPYPSGAGLHVGHPLGYIASDIYARYKRHKGFNVLHPQGYDSFGLPAEQYAIQTGQHPAKTTEENITTYRRQLDQIGFSFDWSREVRTSNPEYYKWTQWIFIQLFNSWYNKETDKAEDVSSLENIFKKSGNTSINAVCDEDIISFSADEWNAFSTKEQEEILLKYRLTFLSDTEVNWCPGLGTVLANDEIVNGVSERGGHPVVRKKMTQWSMRISAYAQRLLDGLNTIDWPQPLKDSQTNWIGRSQGAMVSFKVAGDFESTTSEVKLSYKELEALKELRQNLSKAEMTLWNELKNKKGASKFRKKYTIGAFLVDYVCLAKNIIVEFSGKEDEAARTIYFAKEGFNVIRFTNEEVSDNVLKIVSKINSAIQFPKKNKKEIENKTVSKEENQYKIDVFTTRPDTIYGVSFMTLAPEHELVSKITTDAQKAEVEAYIKATAKRSERDRMADVKTISGAFTGAYAIHPFSGEKVQIWIGDYVLANYGTGAVMAVPCGDQRDFDFAKHFDIPIPNIFEDVDISEEAHTGKDGTKIANSDFLSGLKYKKALKLSIFEMEKRGFGYGKINYRLRDAVFSRQRYWGEPFPVYYKDGMPQMIDVKHLPIVLPEVEKYLPTEDGKPPLGNATVWAWDSRGKKVVSNEKLKNKTVFPLELNTMPGWAGSSWYFNRYMDAANSGEFASKESLEYWKEVDLYIGGSEHATGHLLYARFWQKFLFDKGIVPVDEFAKKLINQGMILGTSAFVYKATPFIKSDCFTAHASEAIMNKIPAILVSKNLFNSDNEFETIVKNHIIDKGFLNANDADSIMIVKSALHADVSLVNSSDELDIEAFKNHSLNADHKNAEFILEDGVYKTGREVEKMSKSKYNVVNPDAICAAYGADALRLFEMFLGPLEQAKPWSTSGISGVSSFLKKLWKLYFNEETFEISEEEATKDELKVLHKTIKKVEEDIENFSFNTSVSTFMIAVNELTVLKCNKRAVLQPLVILVSPYAPHIAEELWSLLGNKESISTADFPLFDAKHLIESTKNYPISFNGKMRFTLELSLDLSKEEIEKTVLENEKTIAQLEGRTPKKVIIVPGKIVNIVG, encoded by the coding sequence ATGCAATATAATCACCTAGATATAGAAAAGAAATGGCAAAAATTTTGGTCAGAAAACCAAACTTTTAAAGCCAGTAATGAATCTGAGAAACCTAAATATTATGTTCTAGATATGTTTCCTTATCCTTCTGGAGCAGGTTTACATGTAGGACATCCTTTAGGGTATATTGCAAGTGATATTTATGCGCGTTACAAACGCCACAAAGGTTTTAATGTTTTGCATCCGCAAGGATATGATTCTTTTGGATTGCCAGCAGAACAATACGCAATTCAAACTGGGCAGCATCCAGCAAAAACAACGGAAGAAAATATTACAACCTATCGAAGACAATTAGATCAAATTGGCTTCTCTTTTGATTGGAGTAGAGAGGTACGAACTTCTAATCCTGAGTATTATAAATGGACACAATGGATTTTTATCCAACTCTTTAATTCTTGGTATAATAAAGAAACAGACAAAGCAGAAGATGTTTCTTCTTTAGAAAACATCTTTAAAAAATCAGGAAACACTTCAATAAATGCGGTTTGTGATGAAGATATTATTTCTTTTTCTGCGGATGAATGGAATGCCTTTTCAACAAAAGAACAAGAAGAAATTTTATTAAAATATCGTTTAACATTTTTGTCGGATACTGAAGTAAATTGGTGTCCTGGTTTAGGAACTGTTCTAGCAAATGATGAAATTGTAAACGGCGTTTCAGAACGTGGAGGTCATCCTGTTGTTCGTAAAAAAATGACACAATGGTCTATGCGAATTTCTGCATATGCGCAGCGTTTATTAGATGGTTTAAATACTATTGATTGGCCTCAACCTTTAAAAGATTCTCAAACTAATTGGATCGGTAGAAGTCAAGGTGCAATGGTTTCGTTTAAAGTTGCTGGAGATTTTGAAAGCACTACTTCTGAAGTGAAATTATCTTACAAAGAATTAGAAGCTTTAAAAGAATTACGTCAAAATTTATCAAAGGCAGAAATGACGCTTTGGAATGAATTGAAAAATAAAAAAGGAGCTTCAAAATTTAGAAAAAAATATACAATAGGTGCATTTTTAGTAGATTATGTGTGCTTAGCAAAAAATATAATTGTTGAGTTTTCCGGCAAAGAAGATGAAGCCGCGAGAACTATTTACTTTGCAAAAGAAGGATTTAACGTTATTCGTTTTACAAACGAAGAAGTCTCTGATAACGTTCTGAAAATTGTTTCTAAGATTAATTCTGCAATTCAATTTCCAAAAAAAAATAAAAAGGAAATAGAAAATAAAACGGTTTCAAAAGAAGAAAATCAATATAAAATTGATGTTTTCACAACAAGACCAGATACTATTTACGGAGTAAGCTTTATGACGCTAGCTCCAGAACATGAGTTGGTGTCAAAAATAACAACAGATGCTCAAAAAGCAGAAGTTGAAGCTTACATAAAGGCAACTGCTAAAAGGTCAGAACGCGATAGAATGGCAGATGTAAAAACCATTTCTGGTGCTTTTACAGGTGCGTATGCAATTCATCCTTTTTCTGGTGAAAAAGTACAAATTTGGATTGGAGATTATGTATTAGCAAATTACGGAACAGGAGCTGTGATGGCTGTTCCTTGTGGAGATCAGCGTGATTTTGATTTCGCAAAACATTTTGACATTCCGATTCCGAATATTTTTGAAGACGTCGATATCTCTGAAGAAGCACATACAGGTAAAGACGGAACAAAAATCGCGAACTCAGATTTTTTATCAGGATTAAAATATAAGAAAGCATTAAAATTATCCATTTTTGAAATGGAGAAACGTGGTTTTGGTTATGGAAAAATAAACTACCGTTTGCGTGATGCTGTTTTTAGCAGACAACGTTATTGGGGAGAACCTTTTCCGGTGTATTATAAAGACGGAATGCCACAAATGATTGATGTAAAACATTTGCCAATTGTGTTGCCAGAAGTTGAAAAATACTTGCCAACGGAAGATGGAAAACCGCCTTTAGGAAATGCAACAGTATGGGCTTGGGATTCTCGTGGAAAGAAAGTAGTGTCTAATGAGAAGTTGAAAAACAAAACAGTTTTTCCTTTAGAATTAAATACAATGCCTGGTTGGGCAGGAAGTTCTTGGTATTTTAACAGATACATGGACGCGGCAAATTCAGGCGAATTTGCAAGTAAAGAATCTTTAGAATATTGGAAAGAAGTAGATTTATATATTGGAGGTTCAGAACATGCAACCGGGCATTTATTATATGCTCGTTTTTGGCAAAAGTTCTTGTTTGATAAAGGAATTGTTCCTGTAGATGAGTTTGCAAAAAAACTGATTAATCAGGGAATGATTTTAGGGACTTCTGCTTTTGTTTACAAAGCAACGCCGTTTATAAAATCAGATTGTTTTACGGCACACGCTAGTGAAGCAATCATGAATAAAATTCCTGCAATACTTGTTTCTAAAAACCTTTTTAATTCTGATAATGAATTTGAAACGATTGTAAAGAATCATATAATTGATAAAGGATTTTTAAATGCTAATGATGCGGATAGCATTATGATTGTAAAGTCAGCTTTGCATGCAGATGTTTCTCTAGTAAATTCCTCTGATGAACTAGATATTGAAGCGTTTAAGAATCATTCTTTGAACGCTGATCATAAAAATGCTGAATTTATTTTAGAAGACGGAGTTTATAAAACTGGACGTGAAGTGGAGAAAATGTCAAAGTCTAAATACAATGTTGTGAATCCTGACGCTATTTGTGCAGCATATGGCGCAGATGCATTGCGTTTGTTTGAAATGTTTTTAGGCCCTTTAGAACAGGCAAAACCTTGGAGTACTTCGGGTATTTCTGGAGTTTCCTCGTTCTTAAAGAAACTATGGAAACTGTATTTTAACGAAGAAACATTTGAGATTTCAGAAGAAGAGGCAACAAAAGATGAGTTAAAGGTTTTACACAAAACCATTAAGAAAGTTGAAGAGGATATCGAGAACTTCTCTTTTAATACTTCTGTTTCTACCTTTATGATCGCTGTAAACGAATTAACTGTTTTAAAATGTAATAAACGCGCAGTATTGCAACCGTTAGTAATTTTGGTTTCTCCGTATGCACCCCATATTGCAGAAGAATTATGGAGTTTGTTAGGGAATAAAGAAAGTATTTCTACTGCTGATTTTCCTCTTTTTGATGCAAAACATTTGATAGAAAGCACTAAGAATTATCCGATTTCCTTTAACGGAAAAATGCGTTTTACATTGGAGCTTTCTCTTGATTTATCGAAAGAAGAGATAGAAAAAACTGTTTTGGAAAACGAAAAAACAATTGCGCAATTAGAAGGTAGAACTCCTAAAAAAGTAATTATTGTACCAGGTAAAATTGTAAATATAGTTGGATAG